Proteins from a genomic interval of Triplophysa dalaica isolate WHDGS20190420 chromosome 13, ASM1584641v1, whole genome shotgun sequence:
- the LOC130434635 gene encoding uncharacterized protein LOC130434635, which yields MNMSGSRAAFRWSPPSPALPADHVLKSGAVIFPGAFDQHGCPLLVFPAETQCKLSEVSGEEVSQFILYCLRLHNKKGEEGLVSVVADLRQADVKVVKFITETLLTLEFYRRIFHSVYFVQPKKKSVQKQLVKLLTQSTKQKRPVLFKRVFLKDVCELSNFMDRSQLSCSLGGYLMYCHDSWVNFIKEIDAFVQEFLCVVNRLPSCISTLQSLAKLPVPTHFEQLRDFCSVNEARFQQLRRDLGLDDLLKCCECLLEKLRFPENEPCFHAMAGTILFSHTALEMLQNYNRLSAAVEKVELLWQQAFSKPRLQLQVAHLQREAQQIQEQIVVLHREKVQPYRIQPAEDVHRSESLRLEFESLIYMHAMALVRRAEDVLHTYSESIQLTDVREPWVDDLHRIKENLRSSVQHLYQTLRNVSDFHYTLNRCRDWYKQVLCETFLSDLSQRHEGVCESSFTPDGLMWRRGVETFLRRSSCPEVHELVKLAHLTDVISDPYLQHAGKQLSHRCMTLRGLLTSSVSVSLHDLQLALQWQYEYLMSNNPTSDITSLQTDQNKSGLRDSIFMSIFVPHGPLVSQSESLFDLPKWPSVGDCDHQVSPSGVPGAGKPPSLSSFDSGFDGAGSSHVDTRNRREGLTRYPGNRDSKPVYAQIHEENVASVSDSEDPECSLKRDTPQASIQIVPKITPDSVNLEITVKRSATLPKNPWLSLPIDDLESSYTVTITPNSSNQQRIIRSSGLSTNTHDAEQTSRTRDRRCVCDKHPERADSFEDSEVNPIINVLSSTITDPEENTVDAEASLLWDTFDLHNLRHDSCEQLDASLFEWVQREQEELQEVEKTLERAAEILKEEENVLAQEVMLDELLETEDVINQGPVWSKDQHGEMSLQDLVQSGVIGLDDEISSSLPVSPRSQLPSTDSDTETSEICEKRSSSRRSITESLTCVDVPQKVDRGDIIQDLEVLEEQILEERFQLEALRRGESEPLALSRVTTRSSCRERRMFLAHLEDKRPDVEKMESLRRERVKKRVVRCSIMDKNSMRKDLWSSDTEEKLQHTDTSPLTEMNTSRTPQDEKPECTEVTNKSQSSMSSPAPSDSTSQSEIDQDVRSRHEESDSSDLWRSSGSDSPASVHSEWTSNSPVDEISSCPVVMQQTNPENGAFDPGGAPVPAPRHVFYDTRTQECSESISSTDLVRTPDQITRCLHMHNNNNNTLVQSYRHDGHSETQPNIFTVMANTTEVQQEESVEAGWEETGQMSGRELNGGVYDGGGSTRAVFGFLLDRPQLNMSNRPLDHQTPIVLDTGSGLMKAGFADQDLPTVVFPTVIGHPKYEEVMSGGVDRDVYVGHDARHMRGVLTLKHPIRNGIVRNWDEMEMIWHHAFQQLSVDPRDHPVMLTEAARNPLENRQRMIEVMFETFNVPLTFVAMQAVLALYASGRTTGVVLDSGDGVSHSVPVFDGHCLPHAVQRFNLAGADVTLQLQKLLLEQGVCMQTSAELEIVREMKEKCCCVELDYESEIRNGSMVSSEVQYMLPDGRIVSLCTERFRAPEVLFKPWLIGRDHYGMHESVFKSILQSDIDLRRSFFGNIVLSGGNTLLAGLPERLQMEIRHMVPADLMESVRVTSPSDRDFSVWSGGAVLANLPVFSSAWITSDEYEEFGPQIVFRKCF from the exons ATGAACATGAGCGGCTCACGCGCAG CGTTCCGGTGGTCTCCCCCGTCCCCTGCCCTGCCCGCCGATCATGTGCTGAAGTCTGGAGCGGTCATATTCCCTG GTGCGTTCGATCAGCACGGATGTCCTCTGCTCGTGTTTCCGGCGGAGACTCAATGTAAACTGTCTGAGGTCAGCGGAGAGGAGGTGTCTCAGTTTATTCTCTACTGTCTGCGTCTGCACAA TAAGAAAGGAGAAGAGGGTCTGGTGTCTGTGGTGGCTGATCTGAGACAAGCTGACGTCAAGGTCGTGAAGTTTATCACAGAGACTCTCCTGACATTGGAG TTCTACAGGAGGATCTTTCATTCGGTGTATTTTGTTCAACCAAAGAAGAAATCTGTTCAGAAGCAGCTGGTGAAACTTCTGACACAGAGCACCAAACAGAAGAGACCCGTTCTCTTTAAA CGGGTTTTCCTCAAGGATGTTTGTGAACTTTCAAACTTCATGGACAGGAGTCAGTTATCATGTAGTTTAGGAGGATACCTCATGTACTGCCATGACAGCTGGGTTAACTTCATTAAG GAGATTGACGCGTTTGTGCAGGAGTTTCTGTGTGTGGTGAACAGACTGCCGTCCTGTATCTCGACTCTTCAGTCGCTTGCGAAGCTGCCGGTCCCCACACACTTTGAGCAGCTCCGTGACTTTTGTTCCGTGAATGAAGCTCGATTCCAGCAGCTCAGGAG AGATCTTGGTTTGGATGACTTGCTGAAGTGCTGTGAGTGTTTATTGGAGAAACTGCGTTTCCCTGAGAATGAGCCGTGTTTTCATGCGATGGCCGGAACGATTCTCTTCTCTCACACTGCACTGGAAATGCTCCAGAACTACAACCG GTTAAGTGCAGCGGTGGAGAAAGTTGAGTTGCTGTGGCAACAGGCCTTCTCCAAGCCCCGCCTCCAGCTTCAGGTTGCCCACCTGCAAAGAGAAGCTCAACAG ATACAGGAGCAGATAGTTGTGTTACACAGAGAGAAGGTTCAGCCCTACAGGATTCAACCGGCTGAAGATGTTCACAGATCTGAAAGTCTCCGGCTGGAGTTTGAGTCTTTAATATACATGCATGCAATG GCTCTTGTTCGTCGTGCTGAGGATGTTCTCCACACGTACTCTGAGAGCATTCAGTTAACAGATGTCAGAGAGCCGTGGGTCGATGATCTGCACCGAATAAAGGAGAACCTCCGTTCTTCTGTTCAACATCTTTACCAAACACTTAGAAACGTGTCAGATTTCCACTACACCTTAAACAGA TGTAGAGACTGGTACAAGCAGGTGCTGTGTGAAACCTTCCTGTCAGATCTGTCACAGAGACATGAGGGTGTTTGTGAGAGCAGCTTTACTCCAGACGGACTCATGTGGAGACGAGGAGTGGAGACGTTTCTCAGGAGGAGTTCTTGTCCTGAAGTGCATGAGCTGGTGAAGCTGGCTCATCTCACTGATGTTATATCTGACCCGTACCTACAGCACGCCGGCAAACAGCTGTCTCACAG ATGCATGACTTTAAGAGGACTGTTGACATCGTCCGTGTCTGTATCTCTTCATGACCTTCAGCTTGCTCTTCAGTGGCAGTACGAGTACCTCATGAGTAACAACCCAACCTCTGACATCACATCCCTTCAGACTGATCAGAATAAGAGCGGTCTGAGAGACTCGATCTTCATGTCCATCTTCGTCCCACACGGACCTTTAGTTTCGCAATCTGAGAGTTTGTTTGATTTGCCCAAGTGGCCTTCGGTTGGAGATTGTGACCATCAGGTGTCACCCAGTGGCGTTCCTGGTGCAGGTAAACCTCCCTCTCTCAGCTCGTTCGACTCTGGTTTCGATGGAGCGGGAAGCAGTCACGTGGACACCAGGAACCGAAGGGAGGGGCTCACTAGATATCCAGGCAACAGGGACTCCAAACCGGTATATGCCCAAATTCACGAGGAGAACGTCGCCAGCGTGTCCGACTCTGAAGATCCAGAGTGTAGTTTGAAGAGAGACACCCCTCAGGCCAGTATTCAGATCGTTCCCAAAATAACACCTGACTCTGTGAACCTGGAGATCACGGTGAAGCGATCGGCCACGCTACCCAAGAACCCCTGGCTCAGTCTGCCTATAGATGATCTGGAGAGCTCTTACACGGTTACCATCACGCCAAACTCTTCCAACCAGCAGAGGATTATCAGGAGCTCCGGCCTGTCAACAAACACTCATGATGCAGAACAAACCTCTCGGACACGTGACCGACGGTGTGTTTGTGATAAACATCCAGAGAGGGCGGATAGCTTTGAGGACTCTGAAGTGAATCCCATCATCAATGTTCTGTCCAGTACCATCACTGATCCTGAAGAAAATACTGTGGACGCTGAGGCTTCTCTTCTCTGGGACACATTTGATCTTCACAACCTCAGACATGATTCCTGTGAACA GTTGGACGCGTCTCTGTTTGAGTGGGTTCAGAGAGAACAAGAAGAGCTTCAGGAGGTGGAGAAGACATTAGAGCGAGCAGCTGAGATCCTGAAG GAGGAAGAGAATGTGCTTGCACAGGAAGTGATGCTCGATGAGCTGTTAGAAACTGAAGACGTGATCAATCAAGGTCCTGTATGGAGTAAAGATCAGCACGGTGAG ATGTCTCTTCAAGATCTGGTTCAATCTGGCGTGATTGGGTTAGACGATGAAATCTCCTCTTCTCTTCCCGTCAGTCCTCGCAGTCAACTCCCATCAACTGATTCTGACACTGAGACCAGTGAGATTTGTGAAAAGCGCTCCAGTTCACGCAGATCAATCACAGAAAGCCTTACGTGTGTGGATGTACCACAGAAAGTGGACAGAGGTGACATCATTCAAGATCTTGAAGTTCTCGAGGAGCAAATCCTGGAGGAGAGGTTCCAACTAGAAGCTTTGCGTCGGGGCGAGTCTGAACCTTTAGCTCTGTCTCGAGTCACAACACGTAGCTCCTGCAGAGAGCGCCGGATGTTTCTGGCACACCTGGAGGACAAGAGGCCGGACGTCGAGAAAATGGAAAGTTTGAGAAGAGAGCGAGTGAAGAAGAGAGTCGTGAGGTGTTCCATCATGGACAAGAACTCTATGAGGAAAGATCTGTGGAGTTCAGACACCGAAGAGAAACTTCAACACACTGACACATCTCCTCTCACAGAGATGAACACCAGTCGAACGCCTCAAGATGAAAAACCGGAGTGTACAGAAGTCACAAACAAATCTCAGTCAAGTATGAGTTCTCCTGCTCCTTCAGATTCTACATCTCAGTCTGAAATTGATCAAGACGTCCGGTCTCGTCACGAGGAGTCAGATTCGAGTGATTTGTGGCGATCTTCCGGCTCAGACTCTCCGGCTTCGGTGCACTCTGAGTGGACATCAAATTCTCCGGTGGATGAAATATCTTCCTGTCCGGTGGTGATGCAGCAGACCAATCCAGAGAACGGTGCTTTTGATCCTGGTGGTGCTCCGGTACCTGCACCAAGGCATGTCTTTTATGACACACGAACACAAGAGTGTTCTGAATCCATCTCGTCAACCGACCTCGTCCGAACTCCCGACCAGATCACAAGATGTCTTCACATGcataacaataacaacaacactCTCGTTCAATCATACAGACATGACGGACATTCTGAAACCCAACCGAACATTTTTACAGTCATGGCAAACACAACAGAAGTGCAGCAGGAGGAAAGTGTTGAAGCAGGATGGGAGGAGACGGGGCAGATGTCGGGCCGCGAGCTGAATGGAGGGGTTTATGATGGAGGTGGCTCCACGAGAGCTGTGTTTGGATTTCTGCTGGACCGGCCACAGCTGAACATGTCTAATAGACCG CTGGACCATCAGACGCCCATCGTGCTGGACACAGGCTCTGGTTTGATGAAGGCAGGATTTGCAGACCAGGACCTTCCCACTGTTGTGTTCCCTACTGTAATTGGTCATCCAAAATATGAG GAGGTGATGAGTGGAGGTGTGGACAGAGATGTGTATGTCGGACATGATGCTCGGCACATGAGAGGAGTTCTGACCCTCAAACATCCCATAAGAAACGGCATCGTACGCAACTGGGATGAGATGGAGATG atCTGGCATCATGCGTTCCAGCAGCTCTCTGTGGATCCTCGGGATCATCCGGTGATGTTGACGGAGGCCGCCAGGAATCCTCTGGAGAACCGTCAGCGGATGATAGAAGTGATGTTTGAAACCTTTAACGTCCCGCTCACGTTTGTGGCCATGCAGGCCGTTCTGGCGCTTTATGCCTCAGGACGAACCACAG gtgtggtTCTGGACTCTGGTGATGGTGTCAGTCACAGTGTTCCAGTGTTTGATGGTCACTGTCTGCCTCACGCTGTCCAGCGCTTCAATCTGGCCGGAGCTGACGTAACGCTACAGCTGCAGAAG cTTCTCCTGGAACAGGGTGTCTGTATGCAGACGTCTGCAGAGCTGGAGATCGTGCGGGAGATGAAAGAGAAATGTTGTTGTGTGGAGCTTGATTATGAATCTGAGATCAGGAACGGAAGTATGGTGTCCTCAGAGGTCCAATACATGCTACCTGATGGACGGATCGTCTCGCTCTGCACAGAACGCTTCAG GGCACCAGAGGTCCTGTTCAAGCCATGGCTGATTGGACGAGATCATTATGGGATGCATGAGAGCGTTTTTAAATCCATTCTCCAGTCGGACATTGACCTGCGGAGGAGTTTTTTTGGAAACATTGTTCTGTCAG GTGGTAATACGCTGTTGGCCGGACTCCCCGAGCGTCTGCAGATGGAGATCAGACACATGGTTCCAGCAGATCTGATGGAGTCTGTAAGAGTCACGAGTCCGAGCGATCGAGACTTCTCTGTGTGGTCTGGAGGAGCCGTGTTGGCCAATCTGCCCGTGTTCTCCAGCGCCTGGATCACCTCTGAtgaatatgaagagtttggtccACAGATTGTGTTCAGGAAATGTTTCTGA
- the LOC130434842 gene encoding ankyrin repeat domain-containing protein 6-like, producing the protein MKTEGRAQSGPRDDMLQRKDSESPANDTHHGSDGSLPHKDSMCATDTPNKNLENKVKEKVSPSDALIRRHKHSDVKKKSKADRSFPLTAPHNYKAYQLYTLYRDQDGKIMQDGGR; encoded by the exons ATGAAGACTGAAGGTCGAGCGCAGTCAGGCCCGCGTGATGACATGTTACAGAGAAAA gacaGTGAATCTCCAGCTAATGACACTCATCATGGCAGTGACGGTTCTCTCCCGCACAAGGACAGCATGTGTGCCACAGACACACCAAACAAAAACCTGGAGAATAAAGTCAAAGAGAAG GTGTCTCCATCAGACGCTCTCATcagaagacacaaacacagtgatGTTAAGAAGAAGAGTAAAGCTGACAGATCATTTCCATTGACTGCTCCTCATAACTATAAAGCCTATCAGCTCTACACACTTTACAGAGATCAAGACGGAAAAATCATGCAG GACGGTGGCAGATAG